The Pongo abelii isolate AG06213 chromosome 21, NHGRI_mPonAbe1-v2.0_pri, whole genome shotgun sequence genome has a window encoding:
- the CDS2 gene encoding phosphatidate cytidylyltransferase 2 isoform X3 codes for MTELRQRVAHEPDAPPEDKESESEAKVDGETASDSESRAESAPLPVSADDTPEVLNRALSNLSSRWKNWWVRGILTLAMIAFFFIIIYLGPMVLMIIVMCVQIKCFHEIITIGYNVYHSYDLPWFRTLSWYFLLCVNYFFYGETVTDYFFTLVQREEPLRILSKYHRFISFTLYLIGFCMFVLSLVKKHYRLQFYMFGWTHVTLLIVVTQSHLVIHNLFEGMIWFIVPISCVICNDIMAYMFGFFFGRTPLIKLSPKKTWEGFIGGFFATVVFGLLKTVRMYPFQIHSIALSTFASLIGPFGGFFASGFKRAFKIKDFANTIPGHGGIMDRFDCQYLMATFVNVYIASFIRGPNPSKLIQQFLTLRPDQQLHIFNTLRSHLIDKGMLTSTTEDE; via the exons GAGTCAGAGTCAGAAGCAAAGGTAGATGGAGAGACTGCATCGGACAGTGAAAGCCGGGCAGAATCCGCACCCCTGCCAGTCTCTGCAGATGATACCCCGGAGGTCCTCAATAGGGCCCTTTCCAACTTGTCTTCAAG ATGGAAGAACTGGTGGGTGAGAGGCATCCTGACTTTGGCCATGATTGCATTTTTCTTCATCATCATTTACCTGGGACCAATGGTTTTAATGATAATC GTGATGTGCGTTCAGATTAAGTGTTTCCATGAGATAATCACTATTGGCTACAACGTCTACCACTCCTATGATCTGCCCTGGTTCAGGACCCTCAGCTG GTACTTTCTCCTGTGTGTAAACTATTTCTTCTATGGTGAGACAGTGACGGATTACTTCTTCACCCTGGTCCAGAGAGAAGAGCCTTTGCGGATTCTCAGTAAATACCACCGGTTCATTTCCTTTACTCTCTATCTAATAG GATTCTGCATGTTTGTACTGAGTCTGGTCAAGAAGCATTATCGACTGCAGTTCTACATG tttGGCTGGACCCATGTGACGTTGCTGATTGTTGTAACACAGTCACATCTTGTTATCCACAACCTATTTGAAGGAATGATCTG GTTCATTGTCCCCATATCTTGTGTGATCTGTAATGACATCATGGCCTATATGTTTGGCTTTTTCTTTGGTCGGACCCCACTCATCAAG CTGTCCCCGAAGAAGACCTGGGAAGGCTTCATTGGGGGCTTCTTTGCTACTGTGGTGTTTGGCCTTCTG AAAACGGTCCGGATGTACCCCTTCCAGATTCACAGCATCGCCCTCTCCACCTTTGCCTCGCTCATTGGCCCCTTTGGAGGATTCTTCGCAAGTGGATTCAAACGAGCCTTTAAAATCAAA GACTTTGCCAATACCATTCCTGGCCATGGAGGCATCATGGATCGCTTTGACTGCCAGTATCTGATGGCCACCTTTGTCAATGTATACATCGCCAGTTTTATCAG aGGCCCTAACCCAAGCAAACTGATTCAGCAGTTCCTGACTTTACGGCCAGATCAGCAGCTCCACATCTTCAACACGCTGCGGTCTCATCTGATCGACAAGGGGATGCTGACATCCACCACAGAGGACGAGTAG
- the CDS2 gene encoding phosphatidate cytidylyltransferase 2 isoform X4, giving the protein MTELRQRVAHEPDAPPEDKESESEAKVDGETASDSESRAESAPLPVSADDTPEVLNRALSNLSSRWKNWWVRGILTLAMIAFFFIIIYLGPMVLMIIVMCVQIKCFHEIITIGYNVYHSYDLPWFRTLSWYFLLCVNYFFYGETVTDYFFTLVQREEPLRILSKYHRFISFTLYLIGFCMFVLSLVKKHYRLQFYMFGWTHVTLLIVVTQSHLVIHNLFEGMIWFIVPISCVICNDIMAYMFGFFFGRTPLIKLSPKKTWEGFIGGFFATVVFGLLLSYVMSGYRCFVCPVEYNNDTNSFTVDCEPSDLFRLQEYNIPGVIQSVIGWVCATHRGKRSGCTPSRFTASPSPPLPRSLAPLEDSSQVDSNEPLKSKTLPIPFLAMEASWIALTASI; this is encoded by the exons GAGTCAGAGTCAGAAGCAAAGGTAGATGGAGAGACTGCATCGGACAGTGAAAGCCGGGCAGAATCCGCACCCCTGCCAGTCTCTGCAGATGATACCCCGGAGGTCCTCAATAGGGCCCTTTCCAACTTGTCTTCAAG ATGGAAGAACTGGTGGGTGAGAGGCATCCTGACTTTGGCCATGATTGCATTTTTCTTCATCATCATTTACCTGGGACCAATGGTTTTAATGATAATC GTGATGTGCGTTCAGATTAAGTGTTTCCATGAGATAATCACTATTGGCTACAACGTCTACCACTCCTATGATCTGCCCTGGTTCAGGACCCTCAGCTG GTACTTTCTCCTGTGTGTAAACTATTTCTTCTATGGTGAGACAGTGACGGATTACTTCTTCACCCTGGTCCAGAGAGAAGAGCCTTTGCGGATTCTCAGTAAATACCACCGGTTCATTTCCTTTACTCTCTATCTAATAG GATTCTGCATGTTTGTACTGAGTCTGGTCAAGAAGCATTATCGACTGCAGTTCTACATG tttGGCTGGACCCATGTGACGTTGCTGATTGTTGTAACACAGTCACATCTTGTTATCCACAACCTATTTGAAGGAATGATCTG GTTCATTGTCCCCATATCTTGTGTGATCTGTAATGACATCATGGCCTATATGTTTGGCTTTTTCTTTGGTCGGACCCCACTCATCAAG CTGTCCCCGAAGAAGACCTGGGAAGGCTTCATTGGGGGCTTCTTTGCTACTGTGGTGTTTGGCCTTCTG CTGTCCTATGTGATGTCCGGGTACAGATGCTTTGTCTGCCCTGTGGAGTACAACAACGACACCAACAGCTTCACTGTGGACTGTGAGCCCTCGGACCTGTTTCGCCTGCAGGAGTACAATATTCCTGGGGTGATCCAGTCAGTCATTGGCTGGGTATGTGCCACTCACAGGGG AAAACGGTCCGGATGTACCCCTTCCAGATTCACAGCATCGCCCTCTCCACCTTTGCCTCGCTCATTGGCCCCTTTGGAGGATTCTTCGCAAGTGGATTCAAACGAGCCTTTAAAATCAAA GACTTTGCCAATACCATTCCTGGCCATGGAGGCATCATGGATCGCTTTGACTGCCAGTATCTGA
- the CDS2 gene encoding phosphatidate cytidylyltransferase 2 isoform X2 produces the protein MTELRQRVAHEPDAPPEDKESESEAKVDGETASDSESRAESAPLPVSADDTPEVLNRALSNLSSRWKNWWVRGILTLAMIAFFFIIIYLGPMVLMIIVMCVQIKCFHEIITIGYNVYHSYDLPWFRTLSWYFLLCVNYFFYGETVTDYFFTLVQREEPLRILSKYHRFISFTLYLIGFCMFVLSLVKKHYRLQFYMFGWTHVTLLIVVTQSHLVIHNLFEGMIWFIVPISCVICNDIMAYMFGFFFGRTPLIKLSYVMSGYRCFVCPVEYNNDTNSFTVDCEPSDLFRLQEYNIPGVIQSVIGWKTVRMYPFQIHSIALSTFASLIGPFGGFFASGFKRAFKIKDFANTIPGHGGIMDRFDCQYLMATFVNVYIASFIRGPNPSKLIQQFLTLRPDQQLHIFNTLRSHLIDKGMLTSTTEDE, from the exons GAGTCAGAGTCAGAAGCAAAGGTAGATGGAGAGACTGCATCGGACAGTGAAAGCCGGGCAGAATCCGCACCCCTGCCAGTCTCTGCAGATGATACCCCGGAGGTCCTCAATAGGGCCCTTTCCAACTTGTCTTCAAG ATGGAAGAACTGGTGGGTGAGAGGCATCCTGACTTTGGCCATGATTGCATTTTTCTTCATCATCATTTACCTGGGACCAATGGTTTTAATGATAATC GTGATGTGCGTTCAGATTAAGTGTTTCCATGAGATAATCACTATTGGCTACAACGTCTACCACTCCTATGATCTGCCCTGGTTCAGGACCCTCAGCTG GTACTTTCTCCTGTGTGTAAACTATTTCTTCTATGGTGAGACAGTGACGGATTACTTCTTCACCCTGGTCCAGAGAGAAGAGCCTTTGCGGATTCTCAGTAAATACCACCGGTTCATTTCCTTTACTCTCTATCTAATAG GATTCTGCATGTTTGTACTGAGTCTGGTCAAGAAGCATTATCGACTGCAGTTCTACATG tttGGCTGGACCCATGTGACGTTGCTGATTGTTGTAACACAGTCACATCTTGTTATCCACAACCTATTTGAAGGAATGATCTG GTTCATTGTCCCCATATCTTGTGTGATCTGTAATGACATCATGGCCTATATGTTTGGCTTTTTCTTTGGTCGGACCCCACTCATCAAG CTGTCCTATGTGATGTCCGGGTACAGATGCTTTGTCTGCCCTGTGGAGTACAACAACGACACCAACAGCTTCACTGTGGACTGTGAGCCCTCGGACCTGTTTCGCCTGCAGGAGTACAATATTCCTGGGGTGATCCAGTCAGTCATTGGCTGG AAAACGGTCCGGATGTACCCCTTCCAGATTCACAGCATCGCCCTCTCCACCTTTGCCTCGCTCATTGGCCCCTTTGGAGGATTCTTCGCAAGTGGATTCAAACGAGCCTTTAAAATCAAA GACTTTGCCAATACCATTCCTGGCCATGGAGGCATCATGGATCGCTTTGACTGCCAGTATCTGATGGCCACCTTTGTCAATGTATACATCGCCAGTTTTATCAG aGGCCCTAACCCAAGCAAACTGATTCAGCAGTTCCTGACTTTACGGCCAGATCAGCAGCTCCACATCTTCAACACGCTGCGGTCTCATCTGATCGACAAGGGGATGCTGACATCCACCACAGAGGACGAGTAG
- the CDS2 gene encoding phosphatidate cytidylyltransferase 2 isoform X5, with product MIAFFFIIIYLGPMVLMIIVMCVQIKCFHEIITIGYNVYHSYDLPWFRTLSWYFLLCVNYFFYGETVTDYFFTLVQREEPLRILSKYHRFISFTLYLIGFCMFVLSLVKKHYRLQFYMFGWTHVTLLIVVTQSHLVIHNLFEGMIWFIVPISCVICNDIMAYMFGFFFGRTPLIKLSPKKTWEGFIGGFFATVVFGLLLSYVMSGYRCFVCPVEYNNDTNSFTVDCEPSDLFRLQEYNIPGVIQSVIGWKTVRMYPFQIHSIALSTFASLIGPFGGFFASGFKRAFKIKDFANTIPGHGGIMDRFDCQYLMATFVNVYIASFIRGPNPSKLIQQFLTLRPDQQLHIFNTLRSHLIDKGMLTSTTEDE from the exons ATGATTGCATTTTTCTTCATCATCATTTACCTGGGACCAATGGTTTTAATGATAATC GTGATGTGCGTTCAGATTAAGTGTTTCCATGAGATAATCACTATTGGCTACAACGTCTACCACTCCTATGATCTGCCCTGGTTCAGGACCCTCAGCTG GTACTTTCTCCTGTGTGTAAACTATTTCTTCTATGGTGAGACAGTGACGGATTACTTCTTCACCCTGGTCCAGAGAGAAGAGCCTTTGCGGATTCTCAGTAAATACCACCGGTTCATTTCCTTTACTCTCTATCTAATAG GATTCTGCATGTTTGTACTGAGTCTGGTCAAGAAGCATTATCGACTGCAGTTCTACATG tttGGCTGGACCCATGTGACGTTGCTGATTGTTGTAACACAGTCACATCTTGTTATCCACAACCTATTTGAAGGAATGATCTG GTTCATTGTCCCCATATCTTGTGTGATCTGTAATGACATCATGGCCTATATGTTTGGCTTTTTCTTTGGTCGGACCCCACTCATCAAG CTGTCCCCGAAGAAGACCTGGGAAGGCTTCATTGGGGGCTTCTTTGCTACTGTGGTGTTTGGCCTTCTG CTGTCCTATGTGATGTCCGGGTACAGATGCTTTGTCTGCCCTGTGGAGTACAACAACGACACCAACAGCTTCACTGTGGACTGTGAGCCCTCGGACCTGTTTCGCCTGCAGGAGTACAATATTCCTGGGGTGATCCAGTCAGTCATTGGCTGG AAAACGGTCCGGATGTACCCCTTCCAGATTCACAGCATCGCCCTCTCCACCTTTGCCTCGCTCATTGGCCCCTTTGGAGGATTCTTCGCAAGTGGATTCAAACGAGCCTTTAAAATCAAA GACTTTGCCAATACCATTCCTGGCCATGGAGGCATCATGGATCGCTTTGACTGCCAGTATCTGATGGCCACCTTTGTCAATGTATACATCGCCAGTTTTATCAG aGGCCCTAACCCAAGCAAACTGATTCAGCAGTTCCTGACTTTACGGCCAGATCAGCAGCTCCACATCTTCAACACGCTGCGGTCTCATCTGATCGACAAGGGGATGCTGACATCCACCACAGAGGACGAGTAG
- the CDS2 gene encoding phosphatidate cytidylyltransferase 2 isoform X1 has translation MTELRQRVAHEPDAPPEDKESESEAKVDGETASDSESRAESAPLPVSADDTPEVLNRALSNLSSRWKNWWVRGILTLAMIAFFFIIIYLGPMVLMIIVMCVQIKCFHEIITIGYNVYHSYDLPWFRTLSWYFLLCVNYFFYGETVTDYFFTLVQREEPLRILSKYHRFISFTLYLIGFCMFVLSLVKKHYRLQFYMFGWTHVTLLIVVTQSHLVIHNLFEGMIWFIVPISCVICNDIMAYMFGFFFGRTPLIKLSPKKTWEGFIGGFFATVVFGLLLSYVMSGYRCFVCPVEYNNDTNSFTVDCEPSDLFRLQEYNIPGVIQSVIGWKTVRMYPFQIHSIALSTFASLIGPFGGFFASGFKRAFKIKDFANTIPGHGGIMDRFDCQYLMATFVNVYIASFIRGPNPSKLIQQFLTLRPDQQLHIFNTLRSHLIDKGMLTSTTEDE, from the exons GAGTCAGAGTCAGAAGCAAAGGTAGATGGAGAGACTGCATCGGACAGTGAAAGCCGGGCAGAATCCGCACCCCTGCCAGTCTCTGCAGATGATACCCCGGAGGTCCTCAATAGGGCCCTTTCCAACTTGTCTTCAAG ATGGAAGAACTGGTGGGTGAGAGGCATCCTGACTTTGGCCATGATTGCATTTTTCTTCATCATCATTTACCTGGGACCAATGGTTTTAATGATAATC GTGATGTGCGTTCAGATTAAGTGTTTCCATGAGATAATCACTATTGGCTACAACGTCTACCACTCCTATGATCTGCCCTGGTTCAGGACCCTCAGCTG GTACTTTCTCCTGTGTGTAAACTATTTCTTCTATGGTGAGACAGTGACGGATTACTTCTTCACCCTGGTCCAGAGAGAAGAGCCTTTGCGGATTCTCAGTAAATACCACCGGTTCATTTCCTTTACTCTCTATCTAATAG GATTCTGCATGTTTGTACTGAGTCTGGTCAAGAAGCATTATCGACTGCAGTTCTACATG tttGGCTGGACCCATGTGACGTTGCTGATTGTTGTAACACAGTCACATCTTGTTATCCACAACCTATTTGAAGGAATGATCTG GTTCATTGTCCCCATATCTTGTGTGATCTGTAATGACATCATGGCCTATATGTTTGGCTTTTTCTTTGGTCGGACCCCACTCATCAAG CTGTCCCCGAAGAAGACCTGGGAAGGCTTCATTGGGGGCTTCTTTGCTACTGTGGTGTTTGGCCTTCTG CTGTCCTATGTGATGTCCGGGTACAGATGCTTTGTCTGCCCTGTGGAGTACAACAACGACACCAACAGCTTCACTGTGGACTGTGAGCCCTCGGACCTGTTTCGCCTGCAGGAGTACAATATTCCTGGGGTGATCCAGTCAGTCATTGGCTGG AAAACGGTCCGGATGTACCCCTTCCAGATTCACAGCATCGCCCTCTCCACCTTTGCCTCGCTCATTGGCCCCTTTGGAGGATTCTTCGCAAGTGGATTCAAACGAGCCTTTAAAATCAAA GACTTTGCCAATACCATTCCTGGCCATGGAGGCATCATGGATCGCTTTGACTGCCAGTATCTGATGGCCACCTTTGTCAATGTATACATCGCCAGTTTTATCAG aGGCCCTAACCCAAGCAAACTGATTCAGCAGTTCCTGACTTTACGGCCAGATCAGCAGCTCCACATCTTCAACACGCTGCGGTCTCATCTGATCGACAAGGGGATGCTGACATCCACCACAGAGGACGAGTAG